In the genome of Elusimicrobiota bacterium, the window AAATACGCTCAACCTTTCGCCTTTGGCGAAAGAAAAAAGATTGGTTCTAAAAACCTCGTTTTCTCTGTGCTTTCGCACAGGAACTTCCGCATTGCCGACCGCACTTTGGTTTTGGATTTCATTCCGGCCTTCAAAATTGCGGAAAAATACCATGCCGAGGCGCTTTGCGCCGAGGCTGTTTCTTACGATTTCACAAAAAGTGAAAATTGGCGGTGTTTTTTGGACGAAGTTCGAACATTTTTTGAAAAAAATCCGAATTCCGAATTTTAAAATCCAATCGCTCGGGCGGGCAAAAAGGAAGGGGGTTGGGGGGAAGGAATTTTTGCCCGCCCTCGCTTTCCGATTCCAATTTTTTTCCGCCGCCGCCGAATTTCGTATTTCGCTTTGCGAAATGCGCCGCCAATAAGAAAGTTGTATTTGCCCCGCCCACCCGTGCGCACACAACAGCTTTACTCCCTCATTCTTTACTATTTTTAATTTTTGGTGTAGCATTAAAGTAGTTGAAAGTTAATATTACTGATACTTTAATTCTACTACTACGATATTAGTATGTCAAACATTACAAAAACACTTAGAAAACTTAGAGAAGCAAAAGGATTATCTCAAGAGAAATTAGCGAGATTGGCTGATGTTGCTAATAATACAATTATCAAAATTGAAGCTGGCAAAAACCAAAATCCAACACTAGACACACTTAAGAAGATATCGAAAGCATTAGATGTTAGTGTTGATGAATTAATAAAGTAGATTATGATTTTTGGGAAAATATTTAATTCAAATAATGACCCCGAAGGATATATTGGATATTTTAATCTGAAAGATTGGTGGTTGAATACCTTTACAGAAGAAGAGAGAAATCATATGGTTGCTATTTTTCAGCCGATGGGTGCATCAAAAGATACTCTGATAAAAGGAAAGTTTGAAATGTTGAGCAATAATAGCCCATTGTCATTTCTTACTTCTTTGACTGGTTGGTTTGATAATCCGAGAGACAGAAATCTCGCACATAAAATAATTTCAAAAGCGGAAGATTTTGTTGGAACGGAAAAAGATATACTTAACTTGCATTTTTTCTATCCAACTAAAATGAAATTATTTTATAAGAATAGAGATAGCGATCCAAAGTCATTACAAATTTCAATTGACTCTGCCTTAAAACAAATAGAAATTGCAGAAAAGGCAGCGGCGGAATTTAAGAAAGAATATCCTGATAGCTCACTGCCAGCTCACGAGGGATATTCTCAATTTTGCATAATTTTAGAGAAACAGGGAAAATTTAATGAAGCTGTAAAATATGCCAAACAAGCTAAGGATCAAGGTTGGAATGGAGATTGGGATAATCGTATTGCAAAATGCCAGAAAAAAATTGAAAAAATGCAACAAAAATAATATAATTTAATAAATTAAAGGAACAAAACTATGGATAACTTATTTTTACTTTTATTTCTCGCGTCGTTTGTCTGTTTAATAATCGGGTTAATCAAACCAACGATTTTTTCTCGCTTTATTAAAGGCGAAATCACAAGAAAGAAAATAGGTTTAATTTTTGGTATTGCCACCGTTGCCTTTTTTGTCATGTTTGGAATGACAACTGACACTAGCAAACAAACACAATCAAACACTAACGAAAAAGTGGCAGAACAAAAAACAGAATCAAAACAATTAAGCCCAGAGGAACAAGCCAAAAAAGACGCAGACGATGCTCTCGCCAAGAAACAGGCAGATGAAGAAAAAGCAAAGCAAGAAGCTGAGGCAAAAGCACAAAAAGAGGCCGAGGAAGCAGCGAAAAATGTGCCAGCCGAGTATAAGTCCGCCCTTAACAAAGCCGCTTCTTACGCCAACACGATGCACATGTCCAAGAGGGGTGTTTACGACCAGTTAGTTTCAGAGTATGGCGAGAAATTTTCAGCAGCCGCCGCACAGTATGCAATAGACAATGTAAAAGCCGACTGGAACGCAAATGCGCTGGCCAAAGCAAAAAACTATCAGAACACTATGAATATGTCGCCAGCTGCTATTCGTGATCAATTAACTTCTGAATATGGTGAAAAATTTACTAAAGCAGAAGCAGACTATGCTATTCAACACCTTAATGATTAGTAATTTTCAAACCTTCAAGATGTAAATATAAAAGTTATGAGCATTTTTCAAACAATCGTAAATAAGTATAAAGACGCCAAACAAAAATCTCTTAATAAAAAAGATTTTAAGAAGGCGTTGCTTCAAGCTGTCAATGACGGAAAAATTACCAAAGAAGAAATCGATGAACTTGATAAAAAGAAAAGCGAGTTTGGCTTAACTGATGAAGATGTAAAAGGAATGAGAGCTGAGATTTTTGCGGCGGCTTTTTCAGCTACCAAAGAAGATCAACAAGTTACGAAAGATGAAGAGCAGGAACTTGAAAAAATTCAAAAATTTCTTGGTTTGGCGGATGACGAAATTCAGCACAACAAAAAAGAACTTGCTCGCTTGCGTCTTTTGAACGAAATCCAGCAAGGCAATATGCCCACGGTACAAGTAACGAATTTGATAATGCAAAAAGGCGAAAAAGCATATTGGATTGAACCAGCTACATTAGCCGAAGAAAAAGTTTTACGCAGAAAATATGAAGGCGGTTCACAAGGAATGAGTTTCCGAGTTATGAAAGGTGTCAGCTACAGAGTAGGCGGACACCGTGGGCATATAACTAGCGAAACAGGAGTTGTTGCTGTAAGTAGTGGCGAACTAATCATTACCAGCAAGCGAGCTGTTTTCCGAGGCGATAATAAATCTTTTGCCGTCAAATTGGATAAAATTTTAGATATTCAGCTTTTTACAAATGGATTACAATTTTCGGAAAACAATCGTTCAAAACCAAGATTGATAAAGTTTGCACAACAAGGAAATCACGATATAATTGGAGCCGTTCTTTCTTACGCAATCAATCATTACGGAGACAAAGAATAGGCGGCGCGCCAGTTTTCAACTGGCACGAAATTCGGCGGCGGCGGAAAAAAATTGGAATCGGAAAGCGAGGGCGGGCAAAAATTCCTTCCCCCCAACCCCCTTCCTTTTTGCCCGCCCGAGCGATTGGATTTTAAAATTCGGAATTCGGATTTTTTTCAAAAAATGTTCGAACTTCGTCCAAAAAACACCAGATTATTTTGAATATCGCCACATTCATTTCTTCTGTAGATGCGGGGAAAGAGGGGGCTGAATAGCCGCAGGGTTTGCAGTTCAGTTTTCATGGTGCATCTATCCTTTCTTTTTGATTTCAGGCAACAAAAAAGCGGCTTTGTTTTTCAGTTACGAAGAACACAGCCGCTTTAAATTGCCCTACAGGGTATTGGCTTTATGAAATTGTCTGCCGGATTGATTCCGGCCTAAAAAAAGAAACATCCCACTTTCTTCTAAAAAAGTAGAGTGCATCTATGAAAAACGAGGGTTCTGAATTTCTCATTCAAAACCCTCGTCAGGCCGCATAAATACTGGGTTTTTCAGCCCTGCATCTATTTTGACCTAATCTTCTGGTCGCAATTACTGAACGAAGCTCGAACCTTTTTTGAACAAAAAATGCTTGAATAGCTTCGCTCCGCGTTTCCGCCCGCCGAACTTCGGCGAGCAAAGCAAAACAATTTTCTTTCAATTTTTTATCGCCCGCCCGCCAAATTTTTCTTAAAAGGAATTGAAAATTGTTTTGCTTTGATGTCTTGATACCAAGACGGCGGAAACGCTTCGCTACGCCAATTTTATTTTTCGGGCGGGGCGGAAGGGGGGTCTGGGGGGAATTCCGCCCCGCCCTCTCTTTTCCGCTTTCGCTTTTTTCGCTGGCGCTGGAGGTCGTGCCAACTTCGTTGGCGCGCCGCCCTATTTGTTTTTATTTTACCTGTTTTATCGGAATTTTGGAATCCCTAAGAAATCTAGTCAAAGTCCTTTTTTCCGTTCCGCTATTACTTCCAGAATGTCGCTGCTGTCCGGTTCTCTTATTGCAATAACTGATAAAAAGTTTATGGCGCGCTCTCGTCATTGATACATACAAAAGCCGTCTTTCATCTCCTTCTTTGTCGCCGGTGTTTCGTCCGGGAATAAATTCATCTTCTGCACCTACGATAAAGCAAACATCAAAAGTTAAGCCTTTTGCTTGGTGCATTGTTAAAATATTGACGGCATTTTCTTTGGTTTCTTGTTCGATAAATTCAGAAGATATACTCACCGCTTTGATCAAGTTTTCTAAATCCGTTTTTTCCTGATTCTCCAAAATTCCGATAAAATATTTTTTCACCTGCTCTTTTATCTCACTTGCGGTCATAAATTTATCAACCAAACTATTGATTACTTCAATCGGATTTTCGACCGCCTTCAATTCTTCAATAATTGTCTTTGTTCCAGAAACAAAAGCTGATATTTTCTGACCAAATTTTCGCAATTCATTTTGATTTTCGGCAATTTTTTGAATAGCTGCGCTAAATCTTATATCCTTGCTTTGAGCGTAATTTTCTATATTTTTTATACACTCATCACCTAAACCATTTTTTCCGATTTGTAGTAAAGTTCGCCAAGCCAAACAGTCATTTTGATCAACCAACAAACGAATTATTGATAAAACCGCACGATACTCATTGTTATTATCTAACTCGGAATCGGTCGACAACGAAACATCGACATTTTGTTTTTTCAACATTTCTATAATCGGTTTTGATAATGCGCCATTTCGGTCGCTTCTAAGCAAGATTGTAATTTGATCTGGATTTGTTCCAGCGTCAATCAAACTTTTTATTTTCTTTGCTATTGATTCTGCTTCGTGCACCTGATCTCTAAATCCGATAATTAAAACCTCACCGTCGTCGGCTTCGTCTTTTGTCCGTGTCGGTTTTGGCAAACGGCGCGGATCAAGACTGGCAACAAATTCAGCCGAATGCAGAATATTTTTGTCGCAACGAAAGCAAATCTCTAGCGCCAGCTTTTGGGCGTTTTGATAAAACTGATCAAAATTTCTGATACCGTCAGGAGTAGCGAAACGGAAGCCATAAATGCTTTGGTCGTCGTCCCCAGCGACAAATAATTCTGCTCCTCGTTTTGCCAATTCATTAACGACTGCCAAATCACAAGCGTTTAAATCTTGATATTCATCGATTAAAATGTGTTTATATTCTTTGTCCAACTGGAAATCTCTATTTTGATTTAATTGCCTCTTAAGCTGATAGACAAGTTCTGCTCTCAATGTTTCGCCATATTGATTTTTATGGCCTTGCCACGCTCCAAGAAAGGCGGGGTTTGGAAATTGTTGTTGCCAGCCAATTTCATCAACTCTCAAAGTTTCCCAATCGGTTGAAAGTTGGTTTATTAGTTTTTGAACATCGGCAATTTCTTTAAGATTCAATATTCTTTTCAAATCTTCTTGAATAATATGCCGCTCTTCCCAATCATCGGCAATTCTTATTGGTCGGGGCAAAGCGTCAACCCTGCTTGAATTAAAAAGAATCTGCCTTAACGCAAATGAATGAAGTGTTGAAACTTGTGGCGTTGCCTTGCCTAACGGTTCCAGTACCTTTTTAATCTCATCTTTCAGTTGAGCAGCCGCCAAACGAGTAAATGTCAGCAAAAGAATCGTTTCGGGGTCGGCATTGTGTTGAAGGATTAAAGAAAGTACACGGCGCGTGAGCGTCTTTGTTTTGCCAGTTCCGGGACCTGCGAGTAATCGAGCATGGCTACCGACATGATCAATTGCTTTAATTTGGTCGCTTGTTGCGTCCCCGTGAATTGTAGTTTTTATATCGTCCATAATTAGGCCTTATTACCAAACACTTCTGCCAACTGCCTAAAGCTCGTCGGCTTATATTTATCCCATTCTTCCTGCTTTACATAAAGCATTTTGTAGGCGATTTTTTTCTGTCTTTCGCTTGCGTCCTCGCACCATTGCTCCAATCTTTTTATCTTTTCAACATCGTCCAAATCTTCTCGTCCTTTTGTTTCCACGATATAAATCGTTTTATTGTCCGTCTTTACGAAAAAGTCGGGATAATAACTGGAAATCGCCCCGCTTGCGTTTTTGTAATCAATTTTGAAGTGAATTTCATAATAGTTTTTGGCAAAGGAAAGCACATCATCCGCGCCTTCTAAAAAGTCGGCAAATTCAAGTTCAAAATCGCTATCGCCGACAATTTTATTGAATACGCTCTTTTTGGGTAGCAAATATTTTTTATCGGTAACGACAAACGGCCTCGCGCTGCTTATTTTGAGATAATTTTTTATTTCCGTATCGCCAACATCCTGCACGGTCAAATTGTTAATTTCTTTTTTGAATGTTTCCACAATAGTTTTTACCGCTTCCAACTCGGACAAATTCCTCAAAATATTTGCGTCGTTCAGGTCAACTTGGCGGCTAAATAATTCATCGCCGATAAATTCCTTAACCTTGCCAAAAAGTATGTCGTAGCAACCGAACAAGCGCAGTTCTTTCATTATTCTTTGCACGAAAAATCCGACGACGCTTTGGTAGTTTGGCTCAACAGTGCTATTCAAAATCGTTGTGTGATGAAGTTTATCGTCAATCACTTCCTTGAAAACAATTTCTTTCTTTTCTTCCTCGCTAAATTCTTTAATTGATATTCTTTCGTGCTTAAATTCCGCAACATTCAGCAAACCAAGATTTTTATATTCTCTCTGTATTCTCGGTGTTAAAACCGGCAATTCAATATCCAAATTCTCAATATCTTTTTTTACATTTTGGGTGTCAACCTCAATAACTGTCGGCGTAATTGGCGTGCCGGAACGATCCATTTTTCGTTTTTCCAACTCAACGCCTTCGGCTTTGATAGATTCAACAAATTCCATAAAGGCGGGCGTGCCGATAACACTTACATACTCCTCAACATCTTGGCCGAAAAACATCCGGCGAAGTCCGCGACCCAATGTTTGCTCCGGCAAAATCTTTGAATCCGAGCCGTAGGGGCGCAAACCAACGATAGTCGTTACATTTTTGACATCCCAGCCCTCTTTAAGCATTAAAACGGAAACTATCACCTTGTAGGGGCTTTCCATGCTATCTATTTCATTGGCTTTTTTTCTCAAATCTTGCAGTTCTTTTTCTTTTTTGCCGGTAACTGTTTCTGAAATTTCACCGCTCTTGTTTGTATGAATGGTTAAAACCGCGCCTTTCAATTGCGGATAACTTTTTTCTAAAAACTCCGCCACATCATCGCAATTTTTCGTGTCATCCGTCATTATAAAAAGAATTGATTTTTTGCCGGTCGGCTCAAGTTCCTTGTATGTTTTTTCCCATTCTTCAACTCCTAGCCGGATATAGTCCTCATATTTTTCGGAAAATATAGAGCTTTGTTTTTCTTGTAGTTTTGCTCGGCTGGCTTGATCCGGCAAAACCGGATTTTTTACCACGCCCTGATGTATTGCTTCAACCAAGGGATAATCGGAAACGGTTTGCACAAAAATTTCGCCACGATTATTTTTTGGCGTTGCCGTAACATCAATTTGCAAAGCCAACTTTTTGCCTTTTTGCAGTAATTGATTGTGAATATCCTCAATTGATTTAAA includes:
- the pcrA_2 gene encoding ATP-dependent DNA helicase PcrA, giving the protein MDDIKTTIHGDATSDQIKAIDHVGSHARLLAGPGTGKTKTLTRRVLSLILQHNADPETILLLTFTRLAAAQLKDEIKKVLEPLGKATPQVSTLHSFALRQILFNSSRVDALPRPIRIADDWEERHIIQEDLKRILNLKEIADVQKLINQLSTDWETLRVDEIGWQQQFPNPAFLGAWQGHKNQYGETLRAELVYQLKRQLNQNRDFQLDKEYKHILIDEYQDLNACDLAVVNELAKRGAELFVAGDDDQSIYGFRFATPDGIRNFDQFYQNAQKLALEICFRCDKNILHSAEFVASLDPRRLPKPTRTKDEADDGEVLIIGFRDQVHEAESIAKKIKSLIDAGTNPDQITILLRSDRNGALSKPIIEMLKKQNVDVSLSTDSELDNNNEYRAVLSIIRLLVDQNDCLAWRTLLQIGKNGLGDECIKNIENYAQSKDIRFSAAIQKIAENQNELRKFGQKISAFVSGTKTIIEELKAVENPIEVINSLVDKFMTASEIKEQVKKYFIGILENQEKTDLENLIKAVSISSEFIEQETKENAVNILTMHQAKGLTFDVCFIVGAEDEFIPGRNTGDKEGDERRLLYVSMTRARHKLFISYCNKRTGQQRHSGSNSGTEKRTLTRFLRDSKIPIKQVK